The DNA segment ttttaaattttccaaaatttatcttaaattcttaatattaaatcaccatttgaaaataaattttaaataattggtTTAGTCAGAGAAGAAAAGTTGAACATTTCTTAGGTTTGGGTTCTCAATCATTTCTTCAAGATGTAGGTCAGAAAAATTATACACCAGCAATAGGAGAATCAAGACAATTTCCGTGTCTAACAAAAGGCAAATGTcgtattttgttttatattttaaatctataataatttattaaccCATCTGGCCACAAAGTGTGGTCGGTATTGTGTATTAAAAGGGAGGGTTGAAtgatagaaagaaaaagtgtgatgagaataaaaaatttcttgtgAGTGTGGCAagttgtaatttaatttaatttggacGAAACACGCAAGCAAGGAATTTTTGGAACCAACGAATCAGAAGCAAACTTAGACAACAATCAAATTCTTAATCTCTAAAATTActgccatttttttttatgaagctTGAATTCAATGCTCCCACACCATCACCAACTTCACATACCAACTACCGTTTGCTTCCACGCCTCAAACTGCTTACTTGATATTCTCCACCTTCATAATCACAAAAGGATTGGATTTTTCATGGGGGGACAGCAGAAGAAGGATAGCCAAactcaaagaagagaaaaggaaattaTGGGTTTCACAATTTCTCTCAAGCCTTCGCCTTCGGGGTTTGACCTCATGCAGAACTGTGATCTTCCTCCACCTTCCAAGTTTTTCACGGGTCTTCCAGATAAGAGTGTGATATTTTCCATGAATAGGGTATATGACATTGCAGGCAAAGGAGAAGAGGATGATAGGAAAGACTGTGGTGCTTACAGGATGGAAAATGGCGGTGATGAAAGGAATAAAATGGAGATTCTGAAGGCGTTGCAAGCATCTCAGACAAGGGCCAGGGAGGCAGAAAAGAAGGCTGCAGTTCTGAAAAAAGAGAGGGAGTGTCTTAAAATTGTTCTGTTGGGGGAGTCCATGCACTTGTTTGCATATCGCCAACAGGTGAGATTGCTTGAGCTTCAACTTCTGCACCTGCAAAAATCCCTTTGGCTGCGTCAACAGCCAGAGGGAGATGAAGGGACATCCATGGGAAATGGACACGGAGAAGAAACTGGTAGTGTTGCATGGCTTCTGGCTTTGGTTCTTTCCTTTGGAATTGGAGTCACCACCGCCCTTTCTTGCAGATACTATTTGTAATTAGACCCTCTGCTGCAAATGGGAATTGCATATACAATTTTTGCTTTATAATTACTTACACACAAATAACACTTTGTAACCAATCAATTATATCATATCGTCCTCTTCGAGATGTAATCAATTCTCTTTTCGCTCATTTAATAGATTCAATACAATTGCAGCCTCATTGAACTGctttgaaaaaacaaatgttGAGCGTGCATTGCAGAAAAGTTACAGCCAACATACACGATGCaacttattatatatacaaGAAGCGGAACTGCTGCGAGAtagatatgtatatatatacaatagTTGAAAAAAGCTGTACATTTTGATACTTCCATATACAGTGTTATATACCGCTACGCTAAATTTACATAACTCAGAAAAATGGTAAACCAAATGGCTATTAGCTATTATATTATAGTCGTGTGCACATTTCTCAAATGGCTATAACATTCATCACTACCACCGAAGAACTCTAAGCAAACCCAACACACATGCTTTCCACACTTGCACTCAACATGGTTGCACCCATCCACCTTCTCAATTACATGCCCACACGCCAAGCAACTCTTAACTTCATCCTTGCCTCTGCGCCACTCCATCAGAGATGAATCCGGATCTTCCTTGAACTCTTTATATCTCTCGCATGAAAGGTAAGGATGATACTCTAAGTGGCACCTGGTACATGTCTCTGAATAACAAGCCCCACAAACAAATGGCTCACCAGCAGTCCCAGGATCTGCAACTCGATAAATTGAGGGGCAGTCTGGAGAAGGGCAAAACCTGTAAGTTCCCCCACTCGTAGCCACGACTGCTCCCAAAGAAGCCCTGAAAAGTTCCTCCAACTTATCGCTAAATAAGAGAGATCTCAGATCTGTAAGCAGGATGGGATCTCCACAGTCCTTGTGAGTACAACATATTGGGAAGGTGCCTTGGTTTTTAATAGCAGATTCACATTGTTCCACCAGACACAACCGGCAGAACAAATGACCACAGCCTTCAAGCTGGAATGGATCCTCAACCTCGCACAAGCAAATCGGGCAATTAGGACCATCATTATCAAACGTCCCAACCAAATGATGGCATGAACGAGCAATCTCAAAAATTATTTCCTCTACCCTGGTTTTCAACTCCTTCCTACCATTAAGACTGATTACATGGCGTCTTATGTTGAGCTTAAGATCTACTCCAGGTACCCTTTCTTTCAGTCCATGCAGATCCGGTCCAAAGTTCTTAATCACTTGCTTCATTAAATCAGGAGGTAAATCCCTCCCTCTCAGATGGATTTCTAACTGCTTTTCTTCATGTAGAGAAAGGAGGGATTGAATCACCTTGTCATGAGCCAAAGCAACCTTGTTTGGGGAACCAAACACACGTAAATTCAAGTTGTGCCTGTCAAAAAGAATATAAGTTCCTGTCTCCTGCTCCAATGAGTTTTTAAGATTAAAGCCATCCTTGGACATCATGAGCTGGAGAACTGCAGGAGTGAGACTGTCATGCTCAATGATTTTCCCTCTTAATAGTTCTTCCAGAGGTCTTCTGACATCTGCCACTGTCCTTGTGGCGTTCGCAGTTATCTTGACTCGGTGGGAACCATTAAATGTCCTGTCCTCCTCGATCTCAAGACCTTAATCAAGAAAAACAATGATTGTCAGATGTCATATTGTAATAAGAAAACACTTGACATTGTTCAATTGAAGTTATCTCACAATATAAATATGTAGCTTACAACAAACACCAACGGCCCCCTTCATAAAAAATCAATCCATGTTTCGAATCGAATACTTTGACTTGAGAAGGGTCGGCCAAGGGAGAAATCAGACTAGCGGAATTTATAGAGTAATTTTAATAGTGTGAAAAGGAAAAATCCTTTGTGAAGGGGGGAACCCCCAGGAGGAGAAACCTCTCACCTGTTCTCATCCATACAACAAAgagtgtttgtttatttttatttgtttctacCAAATTTCTATTTCTTCCACCTTGGTTTATCAAAAACTAATTGCACCCATTGCCAGTGaacatacatttaaaatttaacacatACATAGATGGCTGAACTACTGCGAAACatttaaaaagagaagagaaacaacaatgaaaattcaacaatatatattgaatttaaagTAACTCATTCTTTAGTCCATTTTTTGAAGAAGGGGATTTAAACTAACTAAACACGCTGCAAATGCTAAACTGTCTACAAGAATTATAATAGCTTTATTAATCCATTGAGTGAGGTTGGCTACATGAATCCCAGAACtaaagcaattaaaaaaataattattagacCAGATACAGACttctaaagaataaaaaatatttttcaaaaaataaaatacattttgtaCCAGCTGTGTAAGATTTTTGAGTTAAAATGCTTACCATCAGGAAAATGAGTTGTAACTtacacacaaaagaaaaattggcCTATACCTCTTAAATTCTTGAAGCTTGCAAGTACTCCATCCAGTTGTTCCCTAATCACACGAAACACTGGTGCTGGAAATATCAAGGAGCTTTGAAACGACCGCTGGCACTTTATCTTTTGCCATGGTAGACATCCAGGTAACGCCTTTCCTTCAATATGCTCCAAAGCTTTTGCTGCCTCTAAATGCAATCTTCCATCGAAACTGATTAAAGCTGTCATAAAGGCATCCTTAGGCCCAGGTACAAACACCTGAACCCGGCAAGAACTAATGTGCGGGTTTCTTTTGGGCAAAGAGGGGTAAATTGCCTTCAAGAGTGCCTCTTCCAAAACACTGCATGGTGGGTTTCCAACCGCATCCCCTCTCACCAAGAAAAAATCCAAAATCCTTCTGTTTGTAGCAGTTCTTAGCACATCCAGTATTTCAGCTTCCGAGAGGTCTTTGCCAAGCCCATTTATAACAACACTGTCCATACTCTTTTTGCCAACTTCACATCGAACATACCTTCCCCCTATTGCAAGGTTGTAGAAATCTCTCAATATATGATTGACATCCTTTATATCACATTTAACTATGGCAAATCCCCTGCTAATCCTACGAGGCCAACAAATTTTTGCTTTAACATCAGTGTACGAAAATGTTTTATCCCCTCCCAACTGCGAAGGGAAAATTTTCAAGGAGGAGCCACAAAACTCGTGTCCATCTAGTTCAGTGGCTCTTTTGACAAATTCAGGGGACGTAAAAGTTATCCTGCCCCACTTTTCCTTATCTTCATCCTTCATATTGCCTGCAGATTTGTGCACAGCACAGATGCTACCAGAGGTATTCTTCTCTAAAAACATTAAGAGCTCCTTGTCATCAATTGCATTTATGTTTGCATGACATACCTCAATACTCAAGGAACGTTTCTCAAGTTCCAAATGTTTTATCTCAGCACCAGACCCAAACAAAGCGATAGGTGAAGGACCAGACCCATGATACAAAAACTTATCAATACATTCGGCACGTAACAACTTTCTCTCAAATTCTAGAGCGCCATTAACCAACGCAAGGGCTGTATCCATATTATTTGAAGAGGCAAATAAGTAGACTGCATTCTGGTCAACATTCACTTCAATGTAGATACGGTCCTCTGAACAAGCTTTCCTTATACGTGAAACAAGAGCCAACAAATTACAGTTGGCTTTTCCACAAAATTTCTTGAGAACAATACAGCCAAGACCACACAGTGTCTTCATTTGCAACTTCCGCTCCACCATTTTAGATACATCAAACAAGGGAGCTGGGCAAAGGTCATATAATGATTGAAAGTCAAATGTGCTCACGCAGACCAAATATTGATTAGAGATTGAAAGAATCTCACCAAAAACCACCCAATTTGGTTTCTGAGCAAAAACAAGCAATGAACATGAAGGATGCAGTTGAACGTGTTGCCCAGTTTGTGCCACTTCATAACCTAGTTGATTGCAGCCAGAGTACATGGCTACATTCTCAGCAAGTGAGGACAGTATAACCCTCTTCAAGTTCTTATCATAACTAGAGGGTGTATAAGGGTCCCAATGCCAATAACTCGGAATAACAATTTTAAGTTCACGCTCAAGGCAACTTTCATACTCCAAAATTGTGTCTTGGCACCTCCTCATGGACTTAGCATTGATGCTGTTTTTGAAACACCATCCTTTCCTTTCTCCCCAAGGCAAAGCATCCCATTCCTTGTACACAGCGAGAAGAGTAAAGAGGTCACCATCACAATGGCAAAATTGCACTTTAAGACAATCGGatctttgtttttcaaattcactGCCAACTCTGCAAAATATCCTACAAGCATTGGCCATCACAGCAGCCAGAACAAGACCTTCCCTACCCAAACGATGTTTGTAACAGCCAAGAATAAGTTTACCAAGCCTGGGTTCAATTCCCAATTTAGCAAGGAACCAACCCTCTGCTGTTAGATCAAGACCATCGTTTTTCATCTCAATTGCTCCTAACTGAATTAGATTCCTGACTGCTATATCAATAGAGTTAGAACTTGGAGCATCCACAAAATCAAAATCCTGAATATTCTTCACTCTAAGAGCCAGGATCCTCAAAACTGCTACACCAAGATGAACTCGCCGAATCTCTGGCTCTTGATTTAGGTCCATTGATTGATAATCAGTTTCTGAATACAGCCTATAGCACACACCAGGTTCAGTCCTCCCAGCACGACCAGCCCGTTGATCAGCAGAGCTCTGACTAATCCAGCACACCTTAAGTACATTCATCCCGCTGCCAGGATCATATCTGCAGTCTTTAACTAAACCAGAATCAATCACATACTTAACACCAGGAATTGTCAGTGATGTCTCCGCAAGATTTGTTGAAAATATCACTTTTCTCTTTCCAGGGTAGTTCTGAAAAACACGAGATTGCTCATCAGATGAAAGTTTTCCATGTAAGGGCAGGGCAACTGCAGAGggtattattttaaatttctcacAAGCATATTCTACTTCTGACTGAGAGGTCAAAAAGGCAAGGATAGTTCCATTTTTCTCTGTTCTGTGAACCTCTGTTGCCTTTCTGACAACATCCATAACATCCAAGGCGACAACAGAAGAACCAGAATACCCAGCATGGTGAGGAGGAGCATATTTGATATCCACTGGAAAACTTCTCCCAAGCACACGAAAAATACTACAACCATCAAAGTAATCAGATAGCTGATTTGCATCAGCTGTAGCAGACATAATGATAAGCCGCATATCATCCCTCCTATGAAGTAAATTCTTCAACAAAGTCATCAGTAAATCTGTATTTAAGCTCCTCTCGTGAGCCTCATCAACTATGATGCACGAGATCCCAGACAAATTATCATTCCTCATGTAGTGCTGCAATAAACAGTGATCTGTCGTGAATATTATCTTGGAATCAAGCTCATTCAAGGATGAAAACGTAGAACATTTGACTGATTGCCCTTCATAACACCCACTGCTTTCTTCCTGGACCCTTTGAGCCACTGATTTGGCAGCAATCTTGCGAGACTGGGTGCATACAATGGATTCATCAGCACCAATGCCAGAATCAGCTAGAAACTGAACTAACTGTGTACTCTTACCAGATCCAGTCTCTCCAATTAATACCACCATCTGTATATATACTAATTAGAATAACATCAAAAAAGTAAGatatataaattctaaataGAATCACAGTTTCTAGAGTCCAATgacaataaaagttaaaatacatAAGTATAGGAGTGTTAGATTTAATCCTAAAACCAACTGATATTAAAAGATTTCTCCCAACTAGTACATAAACCACAACCCAATGATTGAGGTGGGTAACATGGGACTTTCAAACACTCCCATTAACGTATTCCTGCCAAACAAGGCAACACTCCCTTCAAGAAACATAAGCATCACAGAAAGGTATAGAATATGATATCACGTTATTAGATTTCACCTACAGCGTTCAGAAAAGAGTTATCGACTGCTATTCAGCCACAATGTCAGGGCTATTCGTGTTTATGCAAGCACAATTGCAACCACATTTGGCCACAATTTCCGAGCAAGTTCAATGTTTGTGGGGTCAACACAACCACAAATAAGAAAGCATTTATGAACAATTTCACTCCATCTACAACCGCAATTTAAGACATCGTTAAAAACTAATTGGCTTCAAATTAAGTTCTGAGACAGGGCACATAAACAGGGTGTAGGACCTACTACAATGTCATTAAATTTCATCTAGAATCAAGATTTCAAAAAACAGTTGGCAACAAGTATTTTAGTGGCAATCTCAAGATTTACAGGATTTAGACGACCAAAATCGCAACCTCATTTGACCACAATATCCAGCGGAATTGTCCACAACACTCTCACTCTACAACCGCATTCGCAATTTAATACATTGCTTAAATAAAACCAATTGCTTTTAAATTAATCCGTTACACAGGCATGTAAACATCATCCAAGTAATTAGAACTGTAAAacaataatgtaaaataaagttacaaattataaaatatttctcctTCCAATGATTATGGTTTCAAGAATTAATTGAAATTGCCATAGAAAGATATACCTTCTGATCATGTATCTCCCGAAGAATATCCTTCCTATAAGCATAAATGGGTAATCCATCCTCCAGTCTCCGACACTCCCTTCTGATCAGGCAGTGAATGCGCTTCCAATCACAACGTCCATCAAACTTCAACACATTCACACTCCGACGATCCTCCACCTCCACGTCGGCACCCTCCATGTCAGCGCCCTCAGCCAGATGCTTCAGTATACAATCCATCGCAGAGTCGAACTCCTTCAACCTCCTTTCAACCTGGTCTTTCTCATCAACGAGCCCTCTCCTCGGGTCAACATTGCGGTTAGTAGAGCTAAAATGCCAGCGATTCCTCCGCAAACGTGAAACCCTCTCAATTTCCTTCGACAACCGTTCACTCTCCTCCACCCACCGCTTAACCTCCTTCCCCTCCATCACCTTCATCACGTGACTCCTGAACAGCACTCGAAGGCGACCATCCAGACTGTCCGTCACCGAAGCGTTGGAGTCCAGCTCCGGCGTATAATCGTGTTTCTCCAACAGCAGCGTCTCCCAGAACCAAACGGCCGCGTCGCACGCCTCCTCCCAATTCTTGTAACTGAGCACGGCAGCGACCTCGTCGTCAGGGTAAAAGGTAAAAGACTGCTCCTTGTGCTTGCAGTCTTTGATCAGGGTCTCGATGTCCTCGCGGCTGGAAGGACGGAGGCCGAGGCGGAGCTCCACCTTAAAATAAGGCTTCACCTTTAGATAAGTCTCCGGCGGACGGTGGACGCGTGCCGCGTGTGCACGTGGGTATGAGCGCGGCCTCCATTGTGGGTGAAAATCAAGACAGGGATGAGTGGCCTGAGACGTCGGGGAGGAGTTAGGGTAGAAAGATTTCTTCATGAGGAAGCAATGAGATGAAATTGaaagatgaaattgaaagatgaaaaccCTAATCTGTTTGAAAGCAAAGTAAAGTGAAGGATGCTTTATATCAATGGCCAAGTGTATGGTCTTTGTCTTGTCAGAGGCTCTTCGTGTTCTCTTACAGTTAGTCACTCCAATATCACTTTCTTCTTGGTTTCTGTtcatggttttctttttcttttttgtacatttttttttttcttcttcaccacATTTCGTTACTGTAATATCAGGcctaaatatattttcaaataattttggatttaaggtttttcttataaataaaatattattttatactagttaaaaataaacatttctgtttttatatatttataaaaatattaatgataaccactatataaaaaataagtgacTATTATATTACAATCATTTTTagtatttagatatttttaattatataatataaataaaaataaaataagaatgttAAATGTatcaatatacatatataaatctttaccgtttttatatagttatagattttttaattttaaaataaaattaaagatcaaataagatatattattttatataaggaGGATCTCTTTGGGTGTACTTATTCTCAAATTTACCCTTTAGATGCTTGTTTGTGGTCTCTGTGACCCTGGGCTCGAACCCTGCAAACATTTTGCATTTTTTCTGATTGGAGGAGAAGTGGACCCCATGACGTAAGAGAGAGAGCATTGTCATTTATTGAGTGACACGTGGCCTGGAAGAAGTGGACCCCATGATTGTGCAGTGTATTTTGATTGGCAGAGGAGTAAATGTAGTTTTAGTgatatttcctttttcttttgcatgtgtCAGATTGGTTGCAGAAAGAGAAAACTAATTATGAATGATGAAAAACTAATAGGTGAAGGGGTGCTTTACCTTGGGCTCCAAGTAGACAAAAAGGCTCTATATTATGCAGGTAAGTATATTTTTACAGTTTTTATATggttattgattttttaattttaaaatataattaaagataatataggatatattattttatataaggaGGATTATATTTTGGTGTACAcacttattttcaattttaccctttagatattttttttttcaaaatcataatatttattttaccaaatttatcttttaagttactttattttaatttaatggtttctttttcaatttgacttctttttctaaaatttagctatttttaaaactaaaataactattataataaaaaaattatctaaaaaaaataacaatatatacaataaaattaaaaaaattatttaaatttgtttttatagttataatcataataattttatttttttaatgtaaataaaaaatgaacacATAAGCGAGACGCATATGTTTTCATTAGTCTATACTAAATGAGATTTTATATTCttataagtatttttcttttatttctatttttttaattttaaactattaatttggTCACAAATATTCAGTTTTAAATATTGTacttaaattattcaattagtACTTAGCATTAGTAACAACTTAGTCAAGGTTTATTAACCTTTATGTTTATCTATACAAATCATGGAATTATTCATGAAATTAGAATGGTGAAAACTTATCCAATGAAGGTGGTTTGTATAGTATCAACGAATTCATATTTCTCACATAccaaaaattcattaaaatttgcgaaaatagataatatttaattcacaaatataacaatttcCTTAATGTAATGtgattttttaagataaaaatgatTACTAATTTAATTGAcatcttatatattttgaagagaaaaaatatatcttccCTTTAAACCTTCCTAAATAAGAGTTTggagattattattatttttatttggttccaaatattttttatgtaattagaTTGGTCCTGTGATtgtgtttcaaatttaaatgatttgtttCAATTCAAGAATATTATCATAGCAATGATTAGTTATGGGAAATGGGAGGATATTAACATCACATGCTATATGGAGCTAGGCATTTACTTTTGCACCAAATTACAAAGcacattaaaaacataatttctgcattttaaaaataaccaatacatataaaataaacttcaaaATTAGTATGAAAAAAGTTTGAATTGTCCTGAAAAATAACCCtgaattgtattattttaagatatcaaataagaaaatacaTATTATGTAAAAGTTGATAGATATGCATATAccatttaatcaaaattatagGAATTTATTGAActcttatataatataatcatgAAACATATCATTTTGAGagataaaatacataaattatttggattttgctaccataaataaaaatataatttgattaaagaaGGAATTATAAAATGCTTTGGAAATTAGATATTATACATgatctttttgttttaataggAATAGTTTTAAAAAGTAGACGTTAAGATGTCAAATTAAGTGTgaatatataaactaaactttaactatttacatgttatttttaaaaatatatttaaaagtaaataaataaattttaccaaATAAATTCCTTTACaactaaaactaataataaaaacatatttaaatatgtaattatatttaaacttgCAATGAAACGATAAATTAAGAtagattatttttcaattatacagaataatttgaaaaactGCTGAAATTCATTTGACTGATGGGTATAAAGATAGATATAAAATCCGAAAAGAATAacaattcaaaaacatttttaagattaaaattggAGAGAAATATAAAGAGTTCAGGATATTGTATAAAATgtagatttaaaagaaataaatttgaaatattgagaataaattttatatagtctaagttaaatattgtaatatataatataaaataatagaataattgaCATCAATCCAACGCGATCTGTTGCAAGATTATTATgctttataactatttttataatatcttaaGAAGGgaaaaaatactatatataattttgtttaacagaaataaaaatggcttctaaaagtttaatttctatAGTTTCTGCTTTGattaaaaccttaaaataaaaaaataaaaaaatcctaCGTGGCAATATTACTGttttttataagtgttttatttattataaaagtaatttaagagatgaaagagacaagttcatttgaagaaattgaCTTAGGAATGGGTGGTGTTGTGATGATACCTAAAACTAAGCTCGAAGTTTCGTATGTTTCTAGGTTTCGGTGGAATTTAGGGGTGGATGTGTCATTCTCGTGATACTCACTCACtatgctttattttatatattattttttatctaacaATATCAATAGCcattttctcttatattctatGGTATCACAGCCAGAGGACTCTTCAATGTGAGGGTTTTTTGGTGTTATATATACAAATGTGAGgaataaagaaatgaaagaaagggcaaaaatgaaatttagagGTGGAAGAAGCAAAAGGTGGTGGTGAAAAGAGCAACACTCAAATCGGAGTTATTAGGAACTTGTAGGCCCAAATCTATTAACATAGCCCAATAATTGGCTTTTTCTGGATCCATGTACacacaaaaaggaaagaaaaacatttgttttCTCGTTGGGCctgataaagaaaatgaaagaagtgTAAGTTTTTCATAATAAGACAAGAGTACTTATAAAATGCTATTTAGATTTTGCAATGAAGAGTGAATTTGAAAAGGGGGAAATAATAGgatttgaaatgaaagagagGCGAGGGCTGAAGTTGttggaattaaaaaatttgaaatgaaattttataaaaattagtgaaTGATGTGATGaagttaataataaatagatattaacaaataaatcattttaataacgaatttatagtaattaaaaaataaaaataaaacactcattaataaaatatctaaatgtTAACAAcataagaatgaaaatgataaagttaaaaattggAGAAAATATACTACTATAGTTACTATCCAATTCCCTGACGGATGGATTAAgtgaaaaaatataacaaaatggAAAAGTAAAGTTTAAGCTCAGatcattattgaaaaaaaaattttgacAAGAGACGAAAGCTCTTTAAATTCGCAGTAGGAGATCACGTGTTCCTCCGAGTGACTCCTACCATGGGTGTTGGAAGAGCCCTTAGAGCTAAGAAGTTGTCTCCCAGGTATCTTGGTCCTTACCAGATTCTACGGCGTATCGGACCAGTAGCTTATGGGTTGCCATGCCACCTCAGTTGGCTAATCTTCACCCAGTATTCCATGTTTCCCAGCTGAGGAAATATGTACCTGACCCATCCCATGTGCTAGAGGTTGAAGACATCCAGCTGAGGGAAGACCTGTCCATAGAAGTACAACCTGTACGAGTCAATGAGAATGAGACGAAAGGGAAGAATTTGAGGAGTGTCAGACTCGTCAAGGTTGTATGGGATGAGAGGACCGGCGACTCTACTTGGGAAGTCGAAGAT comes from the Vigna radiata var. radiata cultivar VC1973A chromosome 2, Vradiata_ver6, whole genome shotgun sequence genome and includes:
- the LOC106756078 gene encoding ATP-dependent RNA helicase DEAH12, chloroplastic isoform X1, which translates into the protein MNRNQEESDIGVTNCKRTRRASDKTKTIHLAIDIKHPSLYFAFKQIRVFIFQFHLSISSHCFLMKKSFYPNSSPTSQATHPCLDFHPQWRPRSYPRAHAARVHRPPETYLKVKPYFKVELRLGLRPSSREDIETLIKDCKHKEQSFTFYPDDEVAAVLSYKNWEEACDAAVWFWETLLLEKHDYTPELDSNASVTDSLDGRLRVLFRSHVMKVMEGKEVKRWVEESERLSKEIERVSRLRRNRWHFSSTNRNVDPRRGLVDEKDQVERRLKEFDSAMDCILKHLAEGADMEGADVEVEDRRSVNVLKFDGRCDWKRIHCLIRRECRRLEDGLPIYAYRKDILREIHDQKMVVLIGETGSGKSTQLVQFLADSGIGADESIVCTQSRKIAAKSVAQRVQEESSGCYEGQSVKCSTFSSLNELDSKIIFTTDHCLLQHYMRNDNLSGISCIIVDEAHERSLNTDLLMTLLKNLLHRRDDMRLIIMSATADANQLSDYFDGCSIFRVLGRSFPVDIKYAPPHHAGYSGSSVVALDVMDVVRKATEVHRTEKNGTILAFLTSQSEVEYACEKFKIIPSAVALPLHGKLSSDEQSRVFQNYPGKRKVIFSTNLAETSLTIPGVKYVIDSGLVKDCRYDPGSGMNVLKVCWISQSSADQRAGRAGRTEPGVCYRLYSETDYQSMDLNQEPEIRRVHLGVAVLRILALRVKNIQDFDFVDAPSSNSIDIAVRNLIQLGAIEMKNDGLDLTAEGWFLAKLGIEPRLGKLILGCYKHRLGREGLVLAAVMANACRIFCRVGSEFEKQRSDCLKVQFCHCDGDLFTLLAVYKEWDALPWGERKGWCFKNSINAKSMRRCQDTILEYESCLERELKIVIPSYWHWDPYTPSSYDKNLKRVILSSLAENVAMYSGCNQLGYEVAQTGQHVQLHPSCSLLVFAQKPNWVVFGEILSISNQYLVCVSTFDFQSLYDLCPAPLFDVSKMVERKLQMKTLCGLGCIVLKKFCGKANCNLLALVSRIRKACSEDRIYIEVNVDQNAVYLFASSNNMDTALALVNGALEFERKLLRAECIDKFLYHGSGPSPIALFGSGAEIKHLELEKRSLSIEVCHANINAIDDKELLMFLEKNTSGSICAVHKSAGNMKDEDKEKWGRITFTSPEFVKRATELDGHEFCGSSLKIFPSQLGGDKTFSYTDVKAKICWPRRISRGFAIVKCDIKDVNHILRDFYNLAIGGRYVRCEVGKKSMDSVVINGLGKDLSEAEILDVLRTATNRRILDFFLVRGDAVGNPPCSVLEEALLKAIYPSLPKRNPHISSCRVQVFVPGPKDAFMTALISFDGRLHLEAAKALEHIEGKALPGCLPWQKIKCQRSFQSSLIFPAPVFRVIREQLDGVLASFKNLRGLEIEEDRTFNGSHRVKITANATRTVADVRRPLEELLRGKIIEHDSLTPAVLQLMMSKDGFNLKNSLEQETGTYILFDRHNLNLRVFGSPNKVALAHDKVIQSLLSLHEEKQLEIHLRGRDLPPDLMKQVIKNFGPDLHGLKERVPGVDLKLNIRRHVISLNGRKELKTRVEEIIFEIARSCHHLVGTFDNDGPNCPICLCEVEDPFQLEGCGHLFCRLCLVEQCESAIKNQGTFPICCTHKDCGDPILLTDLRSLLFSDKLEELFRASLGAVVATSGGTYRFCPSPDCPSIYRVADPGTAGEPFVCGACYSETCTRCHLEYHPYLSCERYKEFKEDPDSSLMEWRRGKDEVKSCLACGHVIEKVDGCNHVECKCGKHVCWVCLEFFGGSDECYSHLRNVHTTII